From a single Solirubrobacterales bacterium genomic region:
- a CDS encoding response regulator transcription factor gives MNPFTQSTGSGPSSGSVGRILIADDEPSVRDSVGYALVQEGFEVSPAIDGVDAEEQLTGEIEFDLLILDIMMPGRSGLDICREVRSRSAVPIIILTAKDAEVDKVVGLEVGADDYVTKPFSVRELLGRVRAQLRRRELDRAPAAEQSRIVAGPVTIDLSRHVVTVRGRTISLTRSEFQLLRLLAARPGQVFRRSEIMEELWQTAFDGDERACDVHISNLRQKVEADPQRPELVLTVRGIGYKFADPED, from the coding sequence ATGAACCCCTTCACCCAGTCAACCGGCTCCGGCCCGAGTTCCGGATCCGTCGGCCGGATCCTGATCGCCGACGACGAACCTTCGGTCCGGGACTCGGTCGGTTACGCGCTGGTTCAGGAGGGCTTCGAGGTTTCACCGGCGATCGACGGGGTTGACGCCGAGGAGCAGCTCACCGGTGAGATCGAGTTCGACCTGCTGATTCTCGACATCATGATGCCGGGCCGCAGCGGGCTTGACATCTGCCGGGAGGTCCGCTCCCGGTCCGCGGTGCCGATCATCATCCTCACCGCCAAGGACGCCGAGGTCGACAAGGTGGTCGGCCTCGAGGTCGGTGCCGACGACTACGTGACCAAGCCGTTCTCGGTGCGGGAGCTCCTCGGACGGGTTCGAGCCCAGCTTCGCCGCCGTGAACTCGACCGGGCCCCGGCCGCCGAGCAGTCGAGAATCGTCGCCGGGCCGGTGACCATCGACCTGTCCCGCCATGTGGTCACGGTGCGCGGCCGCACGATCAGCCTGACCCGCTCCGAGTTCCAGCTGCTGCGGCTGCTGGCTGCCCGACCCGGCCAGGTGTTCCGGCGTTCGGAGATCATGGAGGAGCTTTGGCAGACCGCATTCGACGGTGATGAACGGGCCTGCGACGTCCACATCTCGAACCTGCGCCAGAAGGTCGAGGCCGACCCCCAGCGTCCGGAGCTGGTGCTCACGGTCCGGGGTATCGGCTACAAGTTCGCCGATCCCGAGGACTGA
- a CDS encoding cytochrome P450 yields the protein MRSVGDLRLPGLDPGDPELKGRRWHRTAGDLIESGHWLARSPQAVIVLDREAGEFFLRSRSAVSPGRSREENPGVGPGPLHDEIEGSILNREGESHHRLRGLVSPSFSPRAVNRWRPAVRQILDGLWVDLPGERFDFVSALGRPLPVLTMARVLDVSSADAPRLNEWSRWARRQLDPVSLSDPEDGAAGQVKLTEFRDWIDPLIADRRDDPGEDLISSLIRTEEEGERLTDEEVRSLVLNLLAGGVESTQAQLAHGIRLLAGAPEHWEALRRDPEGLVPPAVSEILRFEPAVPFTARRLIEDLEYRDVHFPAGTVLMICSFTGNRDRAGFERSGEFDPGLERGGTRPLTFGAGIHYCVGVSLARAELEEALRFLVERVEQIELADEPELEPVNGIYGTESLFIRIHPAA from the coding sequence GTGAGATCGGTCGGAGATCTGCGGCTTCCCGGACTGGATCCGGGTGACCCGGAACTGAAGGGCCGTCGCTGGCACCGCACCGCCGGGGACCTGATCGAGTCCGGACACTGGCTGGCGCGCTCGCCGCAGGCGGTGATCGTGCTCGACCGGGAGGCGGGCGAGTTCTTCCTGCGATCCCGCTCCGCGGTTTCCCCCGGCCGGTCCCGCGAGGAGAATCCCGGGGTCGGTCCGGGTCCGCTTCACGACGAGATCGAGGGCAGCATCCTGAACCGGGAGGGAGAGAGCCACCACCGCCTTCGGGGGCTGGTCAGCCCCTCGTTTTCGCCCCGCGCCGTCAATCGGTGGCGTCCCGCAGTCAGGCAGATCCTGGACGGGCTGTGGGTGGATCTCCCGGGGGAGCGGTTCGATTTCGTCTCCGCCCTTGGTCGTCCCCTGCCCGTCCTCACGATGGCCCGGGTGCTGGACGTGTCGTCTGCCGATGCCCCCCGGTTGAACGAGTGGTCGCGCTGGGCCCGGCGCCAGCTCGATCCGGTTTCGCTCTCCGATCCCGAAGACGGCGCAGCCGGCCAGGTGAAACTCACCGAGTTCCGTGACTGGATCGACCCGTTGATTGCCGATCGCCGGGACGATCCCGGCGAGGACCTGATCAGCTCGCTGATCCGGACCGAGGAGGAGGGTGAGCGACTCACCGATGAGGAGGTACGAAGCCTGGTGCTGAACCTGCTTGCCGGCGGGGTCGAATCCACCCAGGCCCAGCTGGCTCACGGGATCCGGCTTCTGGCCGGGGCTCCGGAGCACTGGGAGGCTCTGCGCCGCGACCCGGAAGGGCTCGTTCCCCCCGCGGTCAGTGAAATCCTTCGCTTTGAACCCGCCGTTCCGTTCACCGCCCGCCGCCTGATCGAGGATCTCGAGTATCGCGACGTCCACTTCCCGGCCGGGACGGTGCTGATGATCTGCTCCTTCACTGGCAACCGGGACCGGGCGGGGTTCGAGCGATCGGGAGAGTTTGATCCGGGGCTCGAACGGGGCGGTACCCGGCCCTTGACCTTCGGCGCCGGTATCCACTACTGCGTCGGTGTCAGCCTCGCCCGGGCCGAACTCGAGGAAGCCCTGCGGTTTCTGGTCGAGAGGGTGGAGCAGATCGAACTGGCCGACGAACCCGAGCTGGAGCCGGTCAACGGGATCTACGGAACGGAGTCCCTCTTTATCCGGATCCATCCGGCCGCATAG